Proteins encoded in a region of the Frondihabitans sp. 762G35 genome:
- a CDS encoding glycosyltransferase — MLTFILQIRHEIQGHPEVYLFSVYSIMIWVLWIIKVVISRNYRPFTGTFTGTTSVVVPVVDEPEDLFRDVIGRMVEQGPDEIIVVINGKPNPVLQAICEDFAPLVRWTHTPIPGKRNAVMIGTELSRGEITILVDSDTVWTPGTLSELVKPFAQASVGGVTTRQRILEPERSWITRWADWLENSRALYSMPAQSVLGQIGCLPGRTIAFRREILVRVMDKFMTEKFMGVFLEVSDDRTLTNLTLKEGYRTVYQHTSLVYTDAPLQVKKLFKQQLRWARGSQYNTLRMMPWMLGHAPMLAFFFAMDIILPFVLLGVVGGWIYNGITHQGTNLYIGILHEYGFRAGVVGIVALMVVSSVLSMAIRQMRHLSEKPGDFIRLPVFIIVSTFFLMPIRIIGFFRMGHSAGWGTRAGAYAGGDVTAEVSQEVEKREEKGATALDALEAQFAEAPSELGVDTLFDFGTPADPESGTVLVKSRRRSRQAVATQAPAVPARRRLNPKAAWPYVIGATIIVLEALFIV, encoded by the coding sequence GTGTTAACGTTCATTCTCCAAATCCGGCACGAGATCCAGGGCCACCCCGAGGTCTACCTGTTCAGCGTGTACTCGATCATGATCTGGGTCCTCTGGATCATCAAGGTCGTCATCTCCCGCAACTACCGCCCCTTCACCGGGACGTTCACCGGGACGACGAGCGTCGTCGTCCCCGTCGTCGACGAGCCGGAGGACCTCTTCCGAGACGTCATCGGCCGCATGGTCGAACAGGGCCCCGACGAGATCATCGTCGTCATCAACGGCAAGCCCAACCCGGTGCTCCAGGCCATCTGCGAGGACTTCGCACCCCTGGTCCGGTGGACCCACACGCCGATCCCCGGCAAGCGCAACGCCGTCATGATCGGCACCGAGCTCTCGCGCGGCGAGATCACGATCCTCGTCGACAGCGACACCGTCTGGACCCCCGGCACCCTCTCGGAGCTCGTCAAGCCCTTCGCGCAGGCCAGCGTCGGCGGCGTCACCACGAGGCAGCGGATCCTGGAGCCGGAGCGCAGCTGGATCACCCGCTGGGCGGACTGGCTGGAGAACAGCCGCGCCCTCTACTCGATGCCGGCCCAGAGCGTCCTCGGGCAGATCGGCTGCCTCCCCGGCCGCACGATCGCGTTCCGCCGGGAGATCCTGGTGCGCGTCATGGACAAGTTCATGACGGAGAAGTTCATGGGCGTCTTCCTCGAGGTGAGCGACGACCGCACGCTGACGAACCTCACGCTGAAGGAGGGCTACCGCACCGTCTACCAGCACACCAGCCTCGTCTACACGGACGCTCCGCTGCAGGTGAAGAAGCTCTTCAAGCAGCAGCTCCGCTGGGCTCGCGGCAGCCAGTACAACACGCTCCGCATGATGCCCTGGATGCTCGGCCACGCGCCGATGCTGGCGTTCTTCTTCGCGATGGACATCATCCTGCCGTTCGTCCTCCTCGGGGTCGTCGGCGGCTGGATCTACAACGGCATCACGCACCAGGGCACGAACCTCTACATCGGGATCCTCCACGAGTACGGCTTCCGGGCCGGTGTCGTCGGGATCGTCGCCCTCATGGTCGTGTCGTCGGTGCTCAGCATGGCGATCCGTCAGATGCGCCACCTCTCCGAGAAGCCGGGCGACTTCATCCGCCTGCCCGTCTTCATCATCGTGTCGACGTTCTTCCTCATGCCCATCCGCATCATCGGCTTCTTCCGCATGGGTCACTCCGCAGGATGGGGCACCCGAGCGGGTGCCTACGCCGGCGGCGACGTGACCGCGGAGGTGTCGCAGGAGGTCGAGAAGCGCGAGGAGAAGGGCGCGACCGCGCTCGACGCCCTCGAGGCGCAGTTCGCCGAGGCGCCCTCGGAGCTCGGCGTCGACACGCTCTTCGACTTCGGGACGCCCGCCGACCCGGAGTCCGGGACCGTCCTCGTCAAGAGCCGCAGGCGCTCCCGCCAGGCGGTCGCGACGCAGGCACCCGCCGTTCCCGCCCGACGCCGCCTCAACCCCAAAGCCGCGTGGCCCTACGTCATCGGCGCAACCATCATCGTCCTGGAGGCGCTCTTCATTGTCTGA
- a CDS encoding bifunctional [glutamine synthetase] adenylyltransferase/[glutamine synthetase]-adenylyl-L-tyrosine phosphorylase, which produces MPRGATALTDLARFGFADLRASRDLLDALTEREPLLADYLGALGQSADPDGALVRFERLLDRAPEAVGELLRSASDPSATRTDERPGDRLMAVLGASDGLASFLARRPEALRCLRKKIWTVPHQDDYERDLLHAVEGLTGDDARTALRVAYRECLVCLAAFDLSLYDPVAGLDVVAAALADLAGAALEAALDVARREVAFDADEIRRTRLAIIAMGKTGARELNYISDVDVIFVADGDDLDPARAVEIATKLAIATTRTLSDLAPEEPLWEVDANLRPEGKNGALVRTLSSHLAYYERWAKPWEFQALLKARPIAGDLALGREYVERLSPLVWSVASTENFVESVQKMRERVTAHIPAEQVGVQLKLGPGGLRDIEFTIQLLQLVHGQADTAIRQRSTLGALGALVAEGYVGRVEAAEFDRDYRELRLLEHRIQLFRMRRTHLMPTGEQELRILARSTGLATSADGLQSHWHAIKRRVRSLHERLFYRPLLSAVARRPEQELALTTDSAVARLTAIGFRDPRGALAHIKAMSSGVSRRATIQRHLLPAMLQWFADGTDPDLGLLAFRRLSDGLGESYWFLRMLRDSSGAAQRLTTVLSSSRFVADLLERIPEAASWLEDDDDLRPRSEEALWEETRATLARHDDPAASAQVIRSARRREILRIALGAIVGVITVDELGRGLSAVMSATIGGALALARRDGRAEGLEFAVIALGRYGGQELGFGSDADVLYVYRAADPADTTAQQRATQIVADLHRFTLDPLVPLDLDADLRPEGKNGPVVRSLDAYAAYYARWALTWEAQALLRARGAAGDAALLGDFEALADTVRYPEALSEQDVREVKRIKARVESERLPKGADPTRHLKLGRGSLSDVEWYVQLLQLQHAARVPGLRTPSTLRALEAATEAGLVEPQDAEKLRDAWTIASRARSAVMLWTSRTSDLLPADRRQLEAVARLLEYPPGSATQLEEDYLATTRRARHVFEAGFYGIEKSPEPTV; this is translated from the coding sequence ATGCCACGAGGAGCGACGGCTCTCACCGATCTGGCGCGGTTCGGCTTCGCCGACCTCCGCGCCAGCCGTGATCTCCTCGACGCGCTGACCGAGCGCGAGCCGCTCCTCGCCGACTATCTCGGCGCTCTGGGGCAGAGCGCCGATCCCGACGGCGCGCTCGTCCGGTTCGAGCGGCTCCTCGACCGGGCGCCGGAGGCGGTCGGCGAGCTCCTGCGGTCCGCTTCCGACCCCAGCGCCACGCGGACGGACGAGCGGCCCGGCGACCGCCTCATGGCCGTCCTCGGCGCATCCGACGGCCTGGCCTCGTTCCTCGCTCGCCGGCCCGAGGCGCTGCGGTGCCTCCGGAAGAAGATCTGGACCGTCCCGCACCAGGACGACTACGAGCGCGACCTGCTCCACGCCGTCGAGGGTCTGACGGGCGACGACGCCCGGACGGCCCTCCGCGTCGCCTACCGGGAGTGCCTCGTCTGCCTCGCCGCCTTCGATCTCTCCCTCTACGACCCCGTCGCCGGCCTCGACGTCGTGGCGGCCGCCCTGGCCGACCTCGCGGGCGCCGCGTTGGAGGCCGCCCTCGACGTGGCACGCCGCGAGGTGGCATTCGACGCCGACGAGATCCGCCGGACCCGGCTCGCGATCATCGCGATGGGCAAGACGGGGGCCCGTGAGCTGAACTACATCAGCGACGTCGACGTCATCTTCGTGGCCGACGGCGACGACCTCGATCCTGCGCGTGCCGTCGAGATCGCCACGAAGCTGGCGATCGCCACGACGCGCACGCTGTCCGACCTCGCCCCCGAGGAGCCGCTCTGGGAGGTCGACGCCAACCTCCGCCCGGAGGGGAAGAACGGCGCCCTGGTCCGCACCCTCTCGTCGCACCTCGCCTACTACGAGCGCTGGGCGAAGCCGTGGGAGTTCCAGGCGCTGCTCAAGGCCCGGCCGATCGCCGGCGACCTCGCCCTGGGACGCGAGTACGTCGAGAGGCTCAGCCCCCTGGTCTGGTCGGTCGCGTCGACCGAGAACTTCGTCGAGTCGGTCCAGAAGATGCGCGAGCGGGTGACCGCCCACATCCCCGCCGAGCAGGTCGGCGTGCAACTGAAGCTCGGCCCCGGCGGTCTCCGCGACATCGAGTTCACCATCCAGCTGCTCCAGCTCGTCCACGGGCAGGCCGACACGGCCATCCGCCAGCGGTCCACGCTGGGCGCGCTCGGAGCCCTCGTCGCCGAGGGGTACGTGGGCCGCGTCGAGGCGGCAGAGTTCGACCGCGACTACCGGGAGCTCCGCCTGCTGGAGCACCGGATCCAGCTGTTCCGGATGCGGCGGACGCACCTCATGCCGACGGGCGAGCAGGAGCTGCGGATCCTCGCGCGGTCGACCGGGCTGGCGACGTCCGCGGACGGCCTGCAGTCGCACTGGCACGCCATCAAGCGGCGTGTCCGCAGCCTCCACGAGCGACTCTTCTACCGTCCGCTGCTGTCGGCCGTCGCCCGGCGGCCCGAGCAGGAGCTGGCGCTCACGACCGACTCCGCCGTCGCCCGCCTCACGGCGATCGGGTTCCGCGACCCGCGCGGCGCGCTCGCGCACATCAAGGCCATGTCGAGCGGCGTCTCGCGCCGGGCGACCATCCAGCGACACCTCCTGCCGGCGATGCTGCAGTGGTTCGCCGACGGGACCGATCCCGACCTCGGCCTCCTCGCCTTCCGCCGTCTCAGCGACGGGCTGGGGGAGTCGTACTGGTTCCTCCGGATGCTGCGCGACTCGTCCGGGGCGGCGCAGCGACTCACGACCGTCCTGTCGAGCTCGCGCTTCGTCGCCGACCTCCTCGAGCGCATCCCGGAGGCCGCCTCCTGGTTGGAGGACGACGACGACCTCCGCCCGCGCAGCGAGGAGGCGCTCTGGGAGGAGACGCGGGCGACTCTGGCCCGGCACGACGACCCGGCCGCCTCCGCGCAGGTGATCCGGTCGGCGCGGCGGCGCGAGATCCTGCGGATCGCCCTCGGAGCGATCGTGGGCGTCATCACCGTCGACGAGCTCGGGCGCGGGCTCTCCGCCGTCATGAGCGCCACGATCGGTGGCGCGCTGGCTCTGGCCCGGCGCGACGGACGCGCCGAGGGGCTCGAGTTCGCCGTCATCGCTCTCGGACGCTACGGCGGGCAGGAGCTCGGCTTCGGGTCCGACGCCGACGTCCTCTACGTCTACCGGGCGGCGGATCCGGCCGACACGACGGCGCAGCAGCGCGCCACCCAGATCGTCGCCGACCTCCACCGCTTCACCCTCGACCCGCTCGTGCCTCTCGACCTCGACGCCGATCTCCGGCCCGAGGGCAAGAACGGGCCCGTCGTGAGGTCGCTCGACGCCTATGCGGCGTACTACGCCCGCTGGGCGCTGACGTGGGAGGCCCAGGCGCTCCTCCGGGCCCGGGGTGCCGCGGGCGACGCCGCCCTGCTCGGCGACTTCGAGGCGCTGGCCGACACGGTCCGCTACCCGGAGGCACTCTCCGAGCAGGACGTCCGCGAGGTCAAGCGCATCAAGGCGCGCGTCGAGTCGGAGCGCCTGCCCAAGGGGGCCGACCCGACGCGGCACCTGAAGCTCGGCCGCGGGTCGCTCAGCGATGTCGAGTGGTACGTCCAGCTCCTGCAGCTGCAGCACGCCGCCCGCGTGCCCGGACTCCGCACGCCGTCGACCCTGCGCGCCCTGGAGGCGGCCACCGAAGCGGGGCTCGTCGAACCGCAGGATGCCGAGAAGCTGCGCGACGCGTGGACCATCGCCTCCCGCGCCCGATCCGCCGTGATGCTCTGGACCTCCCGCACGAGCGACCTGCTGCCCGCCGACCGGCGGCAGCTCGAGGCCGTCGCCCGACTCCTCGAGTACCCGCCGGGCTCGGCGACGCAGCTCGAGGAGGACTACCTCGCCACGACGAGGCGGGCCCGACACGTCTTCGAGGCCGGCTTCTACGGCATCGAGAAGTCGCCCGAACCCACCGTCTGA